The window GAAATCGATGTACTCGGTGCCATCGGCGTCGGTGAACGTCACCCCGTCGCTCTCGACGATCTGTGTCGGTGCGACCTCGCTCTGGTAGGCCCACGTGCCGAAGACGTACTCCTTATCGAGCGCCTCGATTTCGTTGAGATCTGCCGCATAGTCGCCTGTTGCCATCTGTCTACCCCACGTTGACTCTCCATTGATTAATATTTATCCCTGCTCAAAATCGACTGGACAGTGTCCTATCTAAGCTTGTTATTCTAGACTAATTACTTCTCACCACTGTTCGAGAGAATATTGTTCAGCATCTCCAGAACCCTTATAGGGGTGCACGAACAGTCATAGATAAATGTCACACGATAGCTCAGCCTCAGGTGGCGATGTGCGAAACTACGTCGACGGCGACTGGGTCGCCCCGACGGCCGACGACGGCCAGGACGTCGTCAACCCCGCTACCGGGGAGACCCTCGGCTACGTCGGATACAGCTCCGAAGACGACGTGGATGCAGCCGTCCAGGCTGGCGCCGACGCGTTCGAACAGTGGCGACGGACGCCGGTCGAAGCGCGCATCCAGCCGCTGTTCGAACTCAAACCGCTGCTCGAGGAACACCAGCAGGAACTCGCCGAGATTCTCGTTCGAGAGCACGGCAAGACGATTGGCGAGGCCCGCGGCGAACTCCGTCGAGGAATCGAGAACGTCGAGGTCGCCTGCGGTATCCCGACGCTGATGCAGGGGGGCCACGTCCAGAACGCTGCCCCGTCGATCGACGAGACGGCCGTCAGAGAGCCCCTGGGCGTGTTCGCCGCGATCACACCGTTCAACTTCCCCGGCATGATCCCGCTGTGGTTCCTCCCCTATGCGGTGGCGACCGGCAACAGCTTCATCTTGAAACCGAGCGAGCGTGATCCACTCGTCGCCGAGCGGATGTTCGAACTCATCGACGAGGCCGGCTTCCCCGACGGTGTCGTTCAACTGGTCAACGGCAGCGTCGACACCGTCACCGCCCTCATCGAACACGACGGCATCGAAGGAATCTCCTTCGTCGGCAGCACGCCCGTTGCCAAACACGTCTACGAACAGAGCGCCGCCAACGGCAAGCGCGTCCAGGCACAGGGCGGGGCGAAAAACCACGTCATCGTCTCCGAGACCGCCGACCTCGAGTTCGCTGCCGAAAAGACCGTCAGCTCGGCGCTAGCCTGCTCGGGTGAGCGGTGTCTCGCAAACGACGTCGTGCTCGTCGAGGAGTCGGTGTACGAGTCGTTCGTCGACCTCGTCGCCGCGGAAGCCGACCGCCAGGTCGTCGGCAACGGCCTCGAGGAAGACACGACCGTCGGCCCGCTCATCACGCCGGAACACGAACAGCGGGTTCGCGAGTACGTCGAGACGGGTCTCGAGGAGGGGGCCGAACTGGTCGTCGACGGGCGGGACGTCGACGTCGACGAGGCTGGGAACTTCCTCGGCCCGTGTGTCTTCCGGGACGTCACCCCCGAGATGGTCATCTCTCGAGAGGAGATCTTCGGCCCGGTGCTCGGACTGATGCCCGTCGAGAACGTCGCCGAGGGGATCGAGGTCATGAACCGCAGCGACTTCGGCAACGCCGCCAGCCTCTTTACGGGAAGCGGCGCGGAGGCCCGGCAGTTCCGCCACGAGGCCGAGGCCGGAAACCTCGCGGTCAACGCAGGCACCGCCGCGCCGATGGCGTTCTTCCACTTTGGCGGTCAGAAGGACTCGTTCTTCGGCGACCTCCACGCGCAGGCCGAGGACGTCGTCCGATTCTACACCGACGAGACGGTCTACATCGAGCGCTGGCCCGAGGAGTAACGGGCTCGAAGTGGATATACTCTCGAGATCGCTGTAGACTCCCCCCAGACCGCTCGAGAAATTAGAATCGAGTCCAGTCGCTCACTCCTCTTTTTGCACGATTCCCTTCATGTCGTCCGACATCACCGACACGACGCTCGGGGAGCTTTTGATCTCGTCCATGACGAACCGCGAAGAGGTCTCTTTGACGCCGTCGATGCCGACGATTTCGTCGAGCACCTCGTTCATCTGCTCGCGATCCTGGACGCGCATGATGGTGACGAAATCGACGTCCCCCATCGTGTAGTAGACCTGTTCGATGCCGTCGATCCCGGCGAGATCCGTGCCGATGTCCTCGGAGTAGCCCTGCTCGTGTGTCACCGCCACCTCGGTGATCG of the Natronosalvus vescus genome contains:
- the mmsA gene encoding CoA-acylating methylmalonate-semialdehyde dehydrogenase gives rise to the protein MSHDSSASGGDVRNYVDGDWVAPTADDGQDVVNPATGETLGYVGYSSEDDVDAAVQAGADAFEQWRRTPVEARIQPLFELKPLLEEHQQELAEILVREHGKTIGEARGELRRGIENVEVACGIPTLMQGGHVQNAAPSIDETAVREPLGVFAAITPFNFPGMIPLWFLPYAVATGNSFILKPSERDPLVAERMFELIDEAGFPDGVVQLVNGSVDTVTALIEHDGIEGISFVGSTPVAKHVYEQSAANGKRVQAQGGAKNHVIVSETADLEFAAEKTVSSALACSGERCLANDVVLVEESVYESFVDLVAAEADRQVVGNGLEEDTTVGPLITPEHEQRVREYVETGLEEGAELVVDGRDVDVDEAGNFLGPCVFRDVTPEMVISREEIFGPVLGLMPVENVAEGIEVMNRSDFGNAASLFTGSGAEARQFRHEAEAGNLAVNAGTAAPMAFFHFGGQKDSFFGDLHAQAEDVVRFYTDETVYIERWPEE
- a CDS encoding Lrp/AsnC family transcriptional regulator, whose translation is MSKTRSRAETFDQTDIDLLEYIENDFDVNLNVLSEELGLSKSAIHYRLEKLKKRGVIKGVTADLDPVPFGLDMVAITEVAVTHEQGYSEDIGTDLAGIDGIEQVYYTMGDVDFVTIMRVQDREQMNEVLDEIVGIDGVKETSSRFVMDEIKSSPSVVSVMSDDMKGIVQKEE